In Leptospira ellinghausenii, the following proteins share a genomic window:
- a CDS encoding L-threonylcarbamoyladenylate synthase, producing MIIYLHPENPEVRKLKQISERLKDGAIYIFPTDTVYAIIADAHSKTAVEKIYSIKKLPKDKPLSLLCKDISMASHFIEYLPNSAYRFMKRVTPGPFTFVLKANKNLPKPSIAHHKDKQIGIRIPDHIYLQELLKIHDSPLTSTSAFSNDEFIIDIDDLDTIYGNLVDGIVDGGIVKTELSTMIQINDDSIELIRAGKGFEEIENEIHNLE from the coding sequence ATGATCATTTATCTCCATCCAGAAAATCCTGAAGTTCGAAAACTGAAACAAATTTCAGAAAGGTTAAAGGATGGAGCGATTTATATTTTCCCTACTGATACAGTTTATGCGATCATAGCCGATGCTCATTCAAAGACTGCAGTAGAAAAAATATATTCGATCAAAAAATTGCCAAAAGACAAACCGCTTTCCCTCTTATGCAAAGATATTTCAATGGCTTCTCATTTTATAGAATATTTGCCAAACTCTGCCTATCGCTTTATGAAACGTGTGACTCCTGGTCCATTTACATTCGTATTAAAAGCAAATAAAAACTTACCAAAACCATCAATTGCCCATCACAAAGATAAACAGATTGGTATTCGAATTCCAGATCATATTTATTTACAAGAGCTCTTAAAGATCCATGATTCACCTCTTACTTCCACCTCAGCTTTTAGTAATGATGAATTCATCATTGATATTGATGATTTAGATACAATCTATGGTAATCTCGTAGATGGAATTGTGGATGGAGGGATTGTAAAAACAGAATTATCTACCATGATTCAAATTAATGATGATTCAATAGAATTGATTCGAGCAGGTAAGGGCTTCGAAGAAATTGAAAACGAAATTCACAATTTAGAATGA
- a CDS encoding SDR family NAD(P)-dependent oxidoreductase — protein sequence MSLFDVKGKTILITGASRGIGKSLALGFRDAGAIVYGAGSKPESIHWMEKEGIHGVVLDVRSEGSAYEVIGQIKAKHGRLDTLINNAGIATNTPASGFKEDELQNIVQTNYVGVFRNCQAYYKHHKKEGGNIINVASVLGMVGSKLASVYSGTKGAVITLSKALAIEWCNNGYRVNVICPGLIDTDMTDMIKDKEFIMKQVLAGIPMGRLGKPEDILGAAIYLASDSSSYMTGQCIVLDGGLTAQ from the coding sequence ATGAGTTTATTTGATGTAAAAGGTAAAACAATTTTAATTACAGGTGCAAGCCGAGGTATCGGTAAATCGTTAGCACTTGGGTTTCGTGATGCTGGAGCCATTGTCTATGGTGCAGGTTCCAAACCAGAATCAATCCATTGGATGGAAAAAGAAGGGATCCATGGTGTTGTCTTGGATGTAAGAAGTGAAGGTTCTGCTTACGAAGTGATAGGTCAAATTAAAGCTAAACATGGCCGATTAGATACTTTAATCAATAATGCAGGTATCGCAACAAATACACCCGCTTCAGGATTTAAAGAAGATGAATTACAAAACATAGTACAAACTAACTATGTTGGTGTTTTTCGAAATTGCCAAGCCTATTATAAACATCATAAAAAAGAAGGTGGAAATATCATAAATGTTGCATCTGTCTTAGGAATGGTAGGAAGTAAACTTGCTTCTGTTTATTCAGGAACAAAAGGAGCTGTTATCACATTATCAAAAGCACTTGCCATTGAATGGTGTAATAATGGATACCGAGTGAATGTGATATGCCCTGGACTAATCGATACTGATATGACCGATATGATTAAGGATAAAGAATTTATCATGAAACAAGTATTAGCTGGAATTCCAATGGGTAGACTAGGTAAACCTGAGGATATTTTGGGAGCTGCTATTTATCTAGCTTCAGACTCTTCTTCCTATATGACAGGACAGTGCATTGTCCTTGATGGTGGATTAACTGCTCAATAG
- a CDS encoding Maf family protein, protein MFVLKSASPRRKQILSDLGFLFLIQPEHIDESQYKNENPLEYLERMVHSKLGDLFEPYNLYLACDTIVVHKNEILHKPVDEVDAFRILKYLSGKEHSVFSGAVLRNGSGSDFFYEETLIQFKDWNDSEIQTYIKEYNPFDKAGSYGIQDKNGPVKMWKGSYLNVLGFPFRSFLARHELWIRSWEDGFMRKD, encoded by the coding sequence TTGTTTGTTTTAAAATCAGCATCTCCCAGAAGAAAACAAATCCTGTCAGATTTGGGTTTTTTATTCCTCATCCAACCCGAACACATAGACGAATCTCAATATAAAAACGAAAATCCACTTGAATATTTAGAACGAATGGTTCACTCAAAACTGGGTGACCTATTTGAACCATACAACCTTTATTTGGCATGTGATACAATCGTTGTCCATAAAAACGAGATTCTCCACAAACCTGTGGATGAAGTAGATGCGTTTCGAATTCTTAAATACCTCTCAGGAAAAGAACATTCCGTATTTTCGGGTGCTGTTCTTAGAAATGGTTCTGGTTCTGATTTTTTTTACGAAGAGACATTAATCCAATTTAAGGATTGGAATGACTCGGAAATTCAAACTTATATTAAAGAATACAACCCATTTGATAAAGCTGGGTCTTACGGAATTCAGGACAAAAATGGACCCGTCAAAATGTGGAAAGGGTCTTATCTCAACGTGTTAGGATTTCCTTTCCGAAGTTTTTTGGCGCGCCACGAACTATGGATCCGTTCGTGGGAAGATGGGTTTATGCGTAAAGATTGA
- the holA gene encoding DNA polymerase III subunit delta: protein METKKSQAREYNSLFQLFKTPGAQIPQFFAYAGEDSYEFELIVDHYRETLQKTLGDFEVILIVSESGEQAKLFAELFTPDMFYPRKLIIIKNATALFKPILETKTTNEWKDFASGFRKNITSVSDEIYTLIHYDGKDVPKSLIDLFQGTLSFFKAKILYPNDYPKIFKEVCDQEQVHFEQNASEEFIHRIPANVGAYIKSVKKLKQYLHRSKFTIDDVNTVLFSQNELNTNVLVESLIQKRKVDFFKEFTKFSDQNSEILNFLTRLTYKLDEIRKIKVIRSRHNGEVPIPIMDELLKTASFSEARKNFVRRQLVTDSANFTDKLLDQFYDIVIEMNIKFKSGLRDEEGKNYFIQKIMHLFSLLQDKSSN, encoded by the coding sequence ATGGAAACAAAAAAATCCCAAGCAAGAGAATATAACTCCCTTTTCCAATTATTTAAGACTCCTGGAGCTCAAATTCCTCAATTCTTCGCTTATGCAGGCGAGGATTCTTATGAGTTTGAACTGATTGTGGATCACTACAGGGAAACTCTGCAAAAAACTTTGGGTGATTTTGAAGTCATTTTGATTGTATCTGAATCGGGTGAACAGGCCAAATTATTTGCTGAACTTTTCACACCCGATATGTTTTACCCAAGAAAGCTGATCATCATCAAAAACGCCACTGCACTCTTTAAACCGATATTAGAAACCAAAACAACCAATGAGTGGAAAGACTTTGCATCTGGTTTTCGAAAAAATATCACTTCGGTTTCCGATGAAATTTACACCCTTATCCATTATGATGGAAAGGATGTCCCTAAGAGTTTAATTGATTTGTTCCAAGGAACTTTAAGTTTTTTTAAAGCAAAAATCCTATACCCAAATGATTATCCAAAAATTTTTAAGGAAGTATGTGATCAAGAGCAGGTTCATTTTGAACAAAATGCAAGTGAGGAATTTATACATAGAATTCCGGCAAACGTTGGAGCTTACATCAAAAGTGTAAAAAAATTAAAACAGTATTTACATCGTTCAAAATTTACAATCGATGATGTGAACACAGTGTTATTCAGTCAAAATGAATTGAATACCAATGTATTAGTTGAGTCTTTGATCCAAAAACGGAAGGTCGATTTTTTTAAAGAGTTCACAAAATTCAGTGATCAAAATTCTGAAATATTAAACTTTTTAACAAGGCTTACATATAAGTTGGATGAAATCCGAAAAATTAAAGTGATTCGTTCAAGGCATAATGGTGAAGTACCAATTCCTATAATGGATGAACTTTTAAAAACTGCTAGTTTTTCGGAGGCGAGAAAAAATTTCGTAAGGCGTCAATTGGTAACAGACTCTGCTAATTTTACAGATAAATTATTAGACCAATTTTATGATATTGTAATTGAGATGAATATAAAATTTAAATCAGGTTTAAGAGATGAAGAAGGTAAAAACTACTTCATTCAAAAAATCATGCATTTGTTTTCTCTCCTTCAAGATAAATCTTCCAATTGA
- a CDS encoding helix-turn-helix domain-containing protein has protein sequence MSLRKDKANLEWITKGSDIEKIKKQWLEISNSTLPILIVGDRGIGKSFWIQRSLEKRNIPDSSIISFDFSYLFSFEGNLDKIKSSKQSVTVILDWITKAKKEEIILLQQWWKEEKYNEKSKVYLYWEIHSEEMEILNQKNIHSDFYEQFKSFRFELPNLKKRISELPLFVYEFLAEANQSLNKKISTLDEDFYTFFKNKIFSRNYTELKELIFALVGFSSGKQLHWKQIPPHFFENSLSELNILPGISLEQYEKEIIRANLIYTKGNREKAAKLLGISERNLYRKLHEFQLEDLS, from the coding sequence GTGTCATTAAGAAAAGATAAGGCCAATCTTGAGTGGATTACGAAAGGTTCTGACATTGAAAAAATCAAAAAACAATGGTTAGAAATTTCTAACTCCACATTGCCAATCTTAATCGTTGGGGACCGTGGAATTGGTAAATCATTCTGGATCCAAAGAAGTTTAGAAAAAAGAAATATTCCAGATTCTTCTATCATTTCATTTGATTTTTCCTATTTGTTTTCCTTTGAAGGAAACTTAGATAAAATAAAGTCATCGAAACAAAGTGTAACTGTGATTCTAGATTGGATAACAAAAGCCAAAAAAGAAGAGATTATATTGTTACAACAGTGGTGGAAGGAAGAAAAATATAACGAAAAATCAAAAGTATATTTGTATTGGGAAATTCATTCGGAAGAAATGGAAATCCTAAATCAAAAGAATATTCATTCCGATTTTTATGAACAGTTTAAATCATTTCGTTTTGAATTGCCTAATTTAAAAAAAAGAATATCGGAACTGCCACTATTCGTGTATGAGTTTTTGGCTGAAGCGAATCAAAGTCTCAATAAGAAAATTTCAACATTGGATGAAGATTTTTATACTTTTTTCAAGAACAAAATCTTTAGCCGTAATTATACGGAATTAAAGGAACTCATTTTTGCTTTGGTTGGTTTTTCTTCTGGAAAACAACTTCATTGGAAACAAATTCCACCTCACTTTTTTGAAAATTCATTATCTGAATTGAATATCTTACCGGGCATCAGTCTGGAGCAATATGAAAAGGAAATCATTAGGGCAAACTTAATTTATACAAAAGGTAACCGAGAAAAGGCTGCCAAACTATTGGGAATTTCTGAGCGTAACTTGTATCGAAAATTACATGAATTTCAATTGGAAGATTTATCTTGA
- a CDS encoding LIC10012 family protein has protein sequence MSRFLSLHVIASLLIFFAFFPKNVYAKEISILPAYISGEVPPVLGSKKEAGFELSRLSRHYLKRNFFTEITDPKLIENYLNETEWNEEADLKDEDFNSYCNEWDSHFVVQDQIDFGNPILVKTVIFNCKNLSKQIIQSKLISNFVMAYEKHNEKSFRFLPPRYYEKKSKNPVYYEINLFIDVHSSYAYYKKDIVKSLNSMYDQDGLYLGVTLVKKDKTLTIPPTKEHAEIKKIMEETGWQGSNQSESVLGALQGLKGKFSTGKKESRKLFLLLSSSVKDKSGSIIMALNDLRHMEIEPIILIPNHSDLSTIRELQRIGKASNSRVVGITDYQKIGTQDGYEYLYLNQFNVYSSQEELQFPFQWNQNNIKKYDASLVRAAVDVVSPYNLYMAYEKISEKRVLEKEEIKTDLEAILRTESNSELLEKDRFQTVLVESKGEAIWIQLPYDVQVSKGKEYLIQTTFVLDPLSTWGIKNVPAETNLLKTNYSYPKTLMVKPSQAKKFLDVNKIREFNGYLQGTVSVIKKR, from the coding sequence ATGTCTCGATTCCTATCTTTGCATGTTATTGCATCGTTGCTTATTTTTTTTGCGTTCTTCCCTAAAAATGTTTATGCGAAAGAAATTTCTATCCTACCTGCTTATATTTCGGGAGAAGTACCACCTGTTCTCGGGTCAAAAAAAGAGGCTGGTTTTGAATTGTCCCGCCTTTCGCGACATTATCTAAAACGAAATTTTTTTACTGAAATCACTGACCCAAAACTAATAGAAAATTATCTGAATGAAACCGAATGGAATGAAGAAGCGGATCTGAAAGATGAGGATTTTAATTCCTATTGTAACGAATGGGATTCTCATTTTGTAGTCCAGGATCAGATTGACTTTGGTAATCCGATCTTAGTTAAAACGGTCATTTTCAACTGTAAAAATCTATCAAAACAAATCATCCAATCTAAATTAATTTCGAATTTTGTTATGGCGTATGAAAAACATAATGAGAAAAGTTTTCGATTTTTACCTCCTCGTTATTATGAGAAAAAAAGTAAAAACCCGGTCTATTACGAAATCAATTTATTCATCGATGTCCATTCTTCATACGCCTATTATAAAAAAGACATAGTGAAAAGTTTAAACTCGATGTATGACCAAGATGGTTTGTACTTAGGTGTTACTTTAGTCAAAAAAGATAAGACTCTTACCATACCTCCTACAAAAGAACATGCTGAAATTAAAAAAATTATGGAAGAAACAGGGTGGCAAGGATCAAACCAATCTGAATCTGTTTTAGGAGCGTTACAAGGTTTAAAAGGAAAGTTTTCTACTGGCAAAAAAGAATCTAGAAAATTGTTCCTATTACTTTCTTCTAGTGTAAAAGACAAATCTGGTTCTATCATTATGGCTCTCAATGATCTCCGTCATATGGAAATCGAACCAATCATCTTAATTCCGAATCATTCAGATCTTTCGACCATTCGTGAATTGCAGAGAATAGGGAAAGCAAGTAATTCCAGAGTCGTTGGTATTACCGATTACCAAAAAATTGGAACGCAAGATGGATACGAATACTTATACTTAAACCAATTTAATGTATATTCATCTCAAGAAGAGTTACAGTTTCCATTCCAATGGAACCAAAACAATATCAAAAAATATGATGCATCTCTTGTAAGAGCAGCAGTGGATGTAGTCTCACCGTATAATCTTTATATGGCGTATGAAAAAATCAGTGAAAAACGAGTATTGGAAAAGGAAGAAATTAAAACTGATTTAGAAGCCATATTGAGAACCGAATCAAACTCTGAATTGTTAGAAAAAGATAGATTCCAAACGGTACTTGTTGAGTCAAAAGGAGAAGCCATTTGGATCCAACTACCTTATGATGTGCAAGTATCAAAGGGAAAGGAATACCTAATCCAAACAACTTTTGTATTGGATCCATTATCAACTTGGGGGATTAAAAATGTCCCAGCGGAAACGAACTTATTGAAAACAAATTACTCTTATCCGAAAACATTGATGGTAAAACCTTCTCAGGCTAAAAAGTTTTTAGATGTAAATAAAATTAGAGAATTTAATGGATATCTGCAAGGAACAGTGAGTGTCATTAAGAAAAGATAA
- a CDS encoding lipoprotein LipL21: MKKSLIVCASLIAFVVSCGSNDGGRRDATTVGKNGWIFEGWACAPDAAAAKRGQSPAEYCKGKEKEFDYLYMKFSARASDKAIKANSVAMKQSTCREAARLQVAGDGLKKILGEYLEQASGVSDGQSTGSVIVSESKGIIKGVGVYDCCSLNNETGICANVGEPETWEECQCVGYLRYAGGQKALEAKATAAQ, from the coding sequence ATGAAGAAATCACTTATCGTATGTGCCTCTCTAATCGCATTTGTTGTATCTTGCGGATCCAATGATGGAGGCAGAAGAGACGCTACGACCGTAGGTAAAAATGGTTGGATTTTTGAAGGTTGGGCTTGTGCCCCAGACGCGGCGGCTGCAAAACGTGGTCAAAGCCCTGCTGAGTACTGCAAAGGAAAAGAAAAAGAGTTCGATTATCTTTACATGAAATTTTCTGCACGTGCATCTGACAAAGCAATCAAAGCGAATTCAGTAGCGATGAAACAATCCACTTGCCGTGAAGCAGCTCGTTTACAAGTTGCTGGTGATGGTTTGAAAAAAATCCTAGGTGAATACTTAGAACAAGCTTCTGGTGTGTCCGATGGTCAATCTACTGGTTCTGTAATCGTATCTGAATCAAAAGGTATTATCAAAGGTGTTGGAGTTTATGACTGCTGCTCTCTAAACAATGAAACAGGAATCTGCGCGAACGTAGGTGAGCCTGAGACTTGGGAAGAATGTCAGTGTGTTGGTTACCTCAGATATGCAGGTGGACAAAAAGCTCTCGAAGCAAAAGCAACTGCTGCTCAGTAA
- a CDS encoding PilZ domain-containing protein, which produces MADSKQSIFSDSYSKYGGAKQKRKDARVKLDVPCTVELVKTKSGPVTGHLSDLGTGGLAFQTTAIFYEGDQVKIQFSLNQNPLEILGTVHRTAGKTTSVIFKPLAASEHKVVQEFIHKHYFDPKVKK; this is translated from the coding sequence ATGGCTGATTCAAAACAATCGATATTCTCCGATAGTTACAGTAAATATGGCGGAGCAAAACAAAAAAGAAAAGATGCTCGTGTGAAATTAGATGTTCCATGCACTGTTGAGTTGGTAAAAACAAAGTCAGGCCCAGTGACTGGACACCTTTCTGATTTGGGGACAGGTGGACTTGCTTTTCAAACAACAGCAATTTTTTATGAAGGTGACCAAGTCAAAATTCAATTTTCACTTAACCAAAACCCATTAGAAATTTTAGGAACCGTTCACAGAACCGCAGGGAAAACAACTTCTGTCATCTTTAAGCCACTTGCTGCTTCAGAACACAAAGTTGTACAAGAGTTTATCCATAAACATTACTTTGATCCAAAAGTGAAAAAATAA
- a CDS encoding tRNA dihydrouridine synthase — protein sequence MVKIGNVTIEGDVALSPMAGISDSPYRQITRRFGSAFSYTEFVSTEQIKIGNVKSLDMFRYQEMERPLVFQIFGSDLDTVVYASEIAAERKPDIIDLNMGCSVAKVSHNGSGAGLLKNVRLAGNMIEGIRKRTSLPVTAKIRLGWDSNSLNYLETVKVLEDSGVSAISVHGRTKVMAYTGLADWNAIGEIKSRTNVPIYGNGDVKSYAEAIEKKKQYGVDLVLIGRKAIGNPWVFGNTPKELVQWNEIQSVILEHLDLMLDFYPSNDDYALVLFRKHFIKYIENTGFPEDTKRELLTVTSVDEFKNRLESVQMDSKFLETSEIKNESINCETFVSLV from the coding sequence ATGGTAAAGATTGGGAATGTAACAATCGAAGGTGATGTAGCTTTATCACCAATGGCTGGCATTTCCGATAGCCCTTACCGACAAATCACAAGAAGGTTTGGTTCTGCGTTTTCTTACACAGAGTTTGTATCAACAGAACAAATTAAAATAGGAAATGTAAAGTCTTTGGATATGTTTCGATACCAAGAAATGGAACGGCCTCTTGTTTTCCAAATTTTCGGTTCTGATCTAGATACTGTTGTTTATGCTTCGGAGATTGCAGCCGAACGAAAACCAGATATCATCGATTTAAACATGGGATGTTCTGTAGCAAAAGTATCACATAATGGATCTGGTGCTGGTCTTTTGAAAAATGTTCGTTTAGCGGGAAATATGATCGAAGGGATTCGAAAAAGAACAAGTTTGCCTGTTACTGCAAAAATTCGATTGGGCTGGGATTCTAATTCTTTGAATTATCTAGAAACAGTCAAAGTATTAGAAGATTCAGGAGTTTCTGCTATCTCTGTTCATGGTAGGACAAAGGTCATGGCATATACTGGTTTGGCAGATTGGAATGCCATTGGTGAAATCAAATCACGTACCAATGTACCAATTTATGGAAATGGGGATGTGAAATCATATGCGGAAGCAATTGAAAAAAAGAAACAGTATGGTGTTGATTTAGTTCTCATTGGTAGAAAAGCAATTGGAAATCCTTGGGTCTTTGGCAACACTCCAAAAGAATTGGTACAATGGAATGAGATTCAATCAGTAATACTTGAACACCTCGATTTGATGTTGGACTTTTATCCATCAAATGATGATTATGCGCTGGTTTTATTTAGAAAACATTTCATTAAATATATAGAAAATACAGGATTCCCGGAAGACACAAAAAGAGAACTGCTAACAGTTACTTCCGTGGATGAATTTAAAAATAGATTAGAATCCGTTCAAATGGACTCAAAATTTTTGGAAACAAGCGAAATCAAAAACGAGAGTATAAACTGCGAAACGTTTGTAAGTCTTGTATAA
- the gyrA gene encoding DNA gyrase subunit A, translating into MTEQNGQENESNKTLALNLSGRPDVAGALKAGVRVIPVEIEDQMKEAYLDYAMSVIVGRALPDVRDGLKPVHRRVLHAMNERAWRSDRPYVKSAKIVGEVIGNYHPHGDSAVYETMVRMAQTFSMRETLIDGQGNFGSVDGDNAAAYRYTEARLTKLAEELLKDIEKNTVSFSPNFDDTRQQPDVLPANFPNILVNGSTGIAVGMATNIPPHNLKEAVNAVIAMIQNPDITLPELMKILPGPDFPTGGIIIGGEGLYQAYATGKGSIRIRSKVEIIENNKGREIIVIHEIPYQVNKKNLLEKIGDLVNEKLIEGISEILDLSDRKGIRVEIHVKKDANAQVILNQLFKLTQLQVSYGITMLAILDNRPKIFSLKEILKSYAEHRREVVVRRTEFDLDKAQKRAHILEGLRIALENIDEVIRIIRASKDVREAQSSLMATFALSELQADAILEMRLQRLTSLEVQKIIDELEQVRLLIADLEDILAKPDRVKSIICDELGKVSQSFGNTRSTEISLESLESSTFNAEDLIADEEVVVQLSEDMFIKRLPMDTFRRQKRGGKGVQGISTKREDFVKKLSSAMTHDNLMLFSNKGRAFLLKVYELPIGSKEARGKSLKAVINLNDDETITSLFTFRNFDDSYLLMVTKEGFVKKIQLDEFTNTKKSGIIAIGLRDGDELIDVIANPNNYDVFIGSKNGLAIRMNLNELRSQGRTASGVTAMKLEDDDAIAGITKVEPNTHLFCISENGFGKRTDFEEFSTKGRGGKGMTYLKIGEKNGRAVGISSVKEEDELLVITQSGMAIRVEVKTISMVGRSAMGVKVVNTKDEDFVKDFAVVRETDSDQAES; encoded by the coding sequence ATGACCGAACAAAACGGCCAAGAAAACGAATCAAACAAAACCTTAGCACTCAATTTATCCGGTAGACCAGACGTAGCCGGTGCCTTAAAAGCTGGAGTCAGGGTCATTCCGGTAGAAATCGAAGACCAAATGAAGGAAGCTTACCTTGATTATGCGATGAGTGTCATCGTAGGTCGAGCTTTACCAGATGTGCGCGATGGTTTAAAACCTGTGCATAGACGTGTTCTTCATGCGATGAATGAAAGGGCTTGGCGTTCTGATAGACCTTATGTAAAGTCAGCAAAAATTGTCGGGGAAGTGATTGGTAACTATCACCCTCACGGAGACTCCGCTGTTTACGAAACCATGGTTCGTATGGCACAAACCTTCTCCATGCGAGAAACTTTGATTGATGGTCAAGGGAACTTTGGATCTGTCGATGGCGATAATGCTGCTGCTTATCGTTATACAGAAGCACGACTCACGAAACTTGCTGAAGAATTACTCAAAGATATCGAAAAGAATACAGTGAGTTTTTCACCTAACTTCGATGATACGAGACAACAACCAGACGTTCTACCGGCAAATTTTCCTAATATTTTAGTCAATGGATCTACGGGTATTGCTGTGGGGATGGCAACCAATATCCCACCACATAACCTGAAAGAGGCTGTAAACGCAGTGATTGCGATGATCCAAAATCCAGATATCACTCTACCTGAGCTCATGAAGATTTTACCGGGCCCTGATTTCCCAACAGGTGGTATCATCATTGGCGGAGAAGGTTTGTACCAAGCCTATGCAACGGGTAAAGGTTCCATTCGCATTCGTTCCAAAGTCGAGATCATTGAAAATAACAAAGGTCGCGAAATCATCGTCATTCATGAAATTCCCTATCAGGTAAATAAGAAGAACCTGCTTGAAAAAATCGGTGATCTTGTGAATGAAAAGCTGATCGAAGGGATTTCTGAAATTTTAGACCTTTCTGATCGAAAGGGGATTCGTGTCGAAATTCATGTTAAAAAAGACGCAAACGCACAAGTAATCCTAAACCAATTATTTAAGTTAACACAACTCCAAGTGAGTTATGGAATCACGATGCTTGCGATTTTGGACAATCGTCCCAAAATTTTCTCTTTAAAAGAGATTCTTAAATCATATGCTGAACATAGACGCGAAGTTGTTGTTAGGCGAACTGAATTTGATTTAGACAAAGCACAAAAAAGAGCACACATCTTAGAAGGACTCAGGATCGCTTTAGAAAATATCGATGAAGTAATTCGTATCATTCGTGCGTCTAAAGATGTAAGAGAAGCTCAAAGTTCCCTCATGGCTACGTTTGCTTTATCTGAATTACAAGCTGATGCCATTTTAGAGATGCGACTTCAAAGACTAACTTCTTTAGAAGTCCAAAAAATCATTGATGAATTAGAACAAGTGAGACTTCTCATTGCAGATCTTGAAGACATTTTAGCAAAACCAGATAGAGTAAAATCAATCATATGTGATGAACTTGGAAAAGTATCACAATCCTTTGGCAACACTCGCTCAACAGAAATCAGTTTAGAGTCTTTGGAATCTTCTACTTTTAATGCAGAAGATTTGATTGCAGATGAAGAAGTGGTTGTCCAACTTTCCGAAGATATGTTCATCAAACGCCTTCCGATGGATACATTCCGCCGTCAAAAACGAGGTGGCAAAGGTGTCCAAGGTATCTCTACCAAAAGGGAAGACTTTGTTAAAAAACTAAGTAGTGCGATGACTCATGATAATCTGATGTTATTTTCCAATAAGGGAAGGGCATTTCTACTAAAAGTCTATGAACTACCAATTGGTTCAAAAGAAGCTCGTGGAAAATCATTAAAGGCTGTGATCAACCTTAATGATGATGAAACGATTACTTCGTTATTTACCTTCAGAAACTTTGATGACTCGTATCTACTCATGGTAACCAAAGAAGGATTTGTGAAAAAAATTCAATTGGATGAATTCACAAATACTAAAAAATCAGGGATCATTGCGATTGGACTTCGAGATGGTGACGAACTCATTGATGTGATCGCCAATCCAAATAATTACGATGTGTTTATAGGTAGTAAAAATGGACTCGCAATTCGAATGAATTTAAATGAACTCAGGTCCCAAGGAAGAACAGCATCTGGTGTTACAGCTATGAAGTTGGAAGATGATGATGCCATTGCAGGAATTACAAAGGTGGAACCTAACACCCATTTATTTTGTATTTCAGAAAATGGATTTGGAAAACGAACTGACTTCGAAGAATTCTCTACCAAAGGCCGCGGTGGAAAAGGTATGACTTACCTCAAAATTGGCGAAAAAAATGGAAGGGCTGTTGGTATCTCTTCAGTAAAAGAAGAAGATGAATTACTTGTGATCACGCAATCAGGCATGGCGATACGTGTCGAAGTGAAAACAATTTCCATGGTAGGTAGGTCTGCTATGGGAGTGAAGGTTGTTAATACCAAGGATGAAGATTTTGTTAAAGATTTTGCGGTTGTTCGCGAAACGGATTCGGACCAAGCGGAATCGTAA